The Pseudomonas sp. R4-35-07 genome contains a region encoding:
- a CDS encoding LysR family transcriptional regulator produces the protein MLSAELKAFFMVARLGSITQAAKKLGLSQPTVTTQIRNLESHYGVELFYRGGRRLTVSDEGARLLPMVKALLQQEADIEFFLRNNGQVQGALRIAATAPYYILDLVKAFRERLPHVEVSVEIGNSQQVLEALDDYRVDVAASSQLVEDPRLVRRVLGTDPLVLAVHRNHPLAKLDHVPLSALIGHTLLMREAGSTTRRLTEEMLKNAGVGYGPLLEIGSRESIREAVLRNIGISIIARHEVPHDPQLKVLTLEKAPQIPEYLYCLKERKGARLPAAFLGLAQEMSPL, from the coding sequence GTGCTGAGTGCTGAGCTGAAGGCGTTTTTCATGGTCGCCCGCCTGGGCAGCATTACCCAGGCAGCGAAAAAGCTCGGCCTGAGCCAGCCCACGGTCACTACCCAGATCCGCAACCTGGAAAGCCACTACGGCGTTGAACTGTTCTACCGTGGCGGCCGCCGCCTGACCGTCAGCGATGAAGGCGCGCGGCTGTTGCCGATGGTCAAGGCGCTGTTGCAGCAGGAAGCGGACATCGAGTTTTTCCTGCGCAACAACGGCCAGGTCCAGGGCGCCTTACGGATTGCCGCCACCGCGCCGTACTACATTCTGGACCTGGTCAAAGCCTTTCGCGAACGCCTGCCGCACGTAGAGGTGTCGGTGGAAATCGGCAATTCCCAGCAGGTGCTCGAAGCGCTGGACGACTACCGCGTCGACGTCGCCGCCTCGTCGCAGTTAGTGGAAGACCCGCGTCTGGTGCGCCGCGTGCTGGGCACGGACCCGCTGGTGTTGGCGGTACACCGCAATCACCCGTTGGCCAAGCTTGATCACGTACCGTTGAGCGCGCTCATCGGGCATACCTTGCTGATGCGTGAAGCGGGTTCTACCACCCGCAGGCTGACGGAAGAGATGCTGAAGAACGCGGGCGTGGGGTACGGGCCGTTGCTGGAGATTGGCAGCCGTGAGTCGATTCGCGAGGCAGTGCTGCGCAATATCGGCATCAGCATCATCGCACGCCACGAAGTGCCGCATGATCCACAGCTGAAGGTGCTGACCCTCGAGAAGGCGCCGCAGATTCCCGAGTATCTGTACTGCCTCAAGGAGCGTAAAGGTGCCCGGTTGCCCGCAGCTTTCCTTGGCCTGGCCCAGGAAATGTCACCCTTGTAG